Proteins encoded within one genomic window of Oncorhynchus keta strain PuntledgeMale-10-30-2019 chromosome 12, Oket_V2, whole genome shotgun sequence:
- the LOC118391474 gene encoding torsin-4A-like isoform X2, whose protein sequence is MGSSHLMMGDQDVYDRMFGSQIDREMNEEKDEEGESETRGSGKGAQSFCQFSSSLRTVVRIKQKYQAMKKRRLELAGLGGGGLVLGAGLHTGAPVRSSPKIFTFETPSSSPSALSSLFLKMKKKKSRRVMFPSGGGRKAPVVQEHSRAKICLFLLCTILFFQVYNAIENLDDHVLKYDLGGLEKTLCREVFGQQGAMDALLAQLRDYLSTYVHSKPLVLSLHGPSGVGKSHVGRLLAGHFRSVVGEPLVLQYFVLHHCPLEDEAWRCARALSILVSETVLRAEEEEKIPIFIFDEAEHLYPELLDALSDLVRSNRSNEYLNAVYLFLSNQGHTHITMHLLYNSSSDSMMTASGHHAKLVKELNPLLRNTLVKLHPLWAEAELLPMTLLEKGHVMECFLDEMTREGFYPDRTNVERLAGEIEYYPVVGGHVYSRTGCKQVVARVNLL, encoded by the exons ATGGGCGACCAGGATGTTTATGACAGAATGTTTGGGtcccagatagacagagagatgaacGAGGAGAAAGATGAAGAAGGAGAAAGTGAAACGAGGGGGTCGGGGAAAGGCGCTCAGAGTTTCTGCCAGTTCTCGTCCTCTCTGCGTACTGTGGTTCGCATCAAACAGAAGTACCAGGCCATGAAGAAACGACGGCTGGAGTTGGCCGGGCTGGGGGGAGGAGGGCTAGTGTTAGGGGCTGGTCTCCACACTGGTGCCCCTGTTCGCAGCAGCCCCAAAATCTTCACCTTCGAGACCCCCTCCAGCTCCCCCTCTGCCTTATCGTCGCTCTTCctaaagatgaagaagaagaagtcgCGGCGGGTCATGTTCCCCAGTGGAGGGGGGCGCAAGGCCCCCGTCGTACAGGAACACAGCCGAGCAAAGAtctgcctcttcctcctctgcACCATCCTCTTCTTCCag GTGTATAATGCCATAGAGAACCTTGATGACCACGTCCTGAAGTATGACCTGGGGGGATTAGAGAAGACTCTGTGTAGGGAGGTGTTTGGCCAGCAGGGGGCGATGGATGCTCTGTTAGCCCAGCTCAGAGACTACCTCTCTACCTACGTCCACAGTAAACCCCTGGTCCTCTCCTTACACGGACCCAGTGGCGTGGGGAAGAGCCACGTAGGGCGACTCCTGGCTGGCCACTTCCGCTCGGTGGTAGGCGAGCCCCTGGTTCTACAGTACTTTGTGTTGCACCACTGCCCCCTGGAGGACGAAGCCTGGCGCTGCGCCCGAGCCCTGTCGATCTTAGTGTCAGAGACAGTGCTGAgagcagaagaggaggagaaaattCCTATTTTCATCTTTGACGAAGCAGAGCACCTTTACCCAGAGCTTCTTGATGCATTGAGTGACTTGGTCCGCTCAAACCGCTCCAACGAATACCTGAACGCAGTCTACCTGTTCCTGAGCAACCAAGGACACACCCACATCACCATGCACCTGCTGTACAACTCCTCCAGCGACTCCATGATGACCGCATCTGGACACCACGCCAAACTCGTCAAGGAGCTGAATCCGTTGTTGCGCAACACTCTGGTGAAGCTCCACCCACTGTGGGCAGAAGCTGAACTCTTACCAATGACCCTGCTGGAGAAAGGTCACGTGATGGAGTGCTTCCTGGATGAGATGACAAGGGAGGGGTTCTACCCGGACCGTACCAACGTTGAGAGGCTGGCGGGGGAGATAGAGTACTACCCTGTGGTAGGGGGCCACGTGTATTCCCGGACAGGCTGTAAACAGGTGGTTGCTAGGGTCAATTTGCTATGA
- the LOC118391474 gene encoding torsin-4A-like isoform X1: protein MLMKFKRRTYSIVLSQLKSWCEPSEDPSVYRRLNITYTFKMGDQDVYDRMFGSQIDREMNEEKDEEGESETRGSGKGAQSFCQFSSSLRTVVRIKQKYQAMKKRRLELAGLGGGGLVLGAGLHTGAPVRSSPKIFTFETPSSSPSALSSLFLKMKKKKSRRVMFPSGGGRKAPVVQEHSRAKICLFLLCTILFFQVYNAIENLDDHVLKYDLGGLEKTLCREVFGQQGAMDALLAQLRDYLSTYVHSKPLVLSLHGPSGVGKSHVGRLLAGHFRSVVGEPLVLQYFVLHHCPLEDEAWRCARALSILVSETVLRAEEEEKIPIFIFDEAEHLYPELLDALSDLVRSNRSNEYLNAVYLFLSNQGHTHITMHLLYNSSSDSMMTASGHHAKLVKELNPLLRNTLVKLHPLWAEAELLPMTLLEKGHVMECFLDEMTREGFYPDRTNVERLAGEIEYYPVVGGHVYSRTGCKQVVARVNLL from the exons ATGGGCGACCAGGATGTTTATGACAGAATGTTTGGGtcccagatagacagagagatgaacGAGGAGAAAGATGAAGAAGGAGAAAGTGAAACGAGGGGGTCGGGGAAAGGCGCTCAGAGTTTCTGCCAGTTCTCGTCCTCTCTGCGTACTGTGGTTCGCATCAAACAGAAGTACCAGGCCATGAAGAAACGACGGCTGGAGTTGGCCGGGCTGGGGGGAGGAGGGCTAGTGTTAGGGGCTGGTCTCCACACTGGTGCCCCTGTTCGCAGCAGCCCCAAAATCTTCACCTTCGAGACCCCCTCCAGCTCCCCCTCTGCCTTATCGTCGCTCTTCctaaagatgaagaagaagaagtcgCGGCGGGTCATGTTCCCCAGTGGAGGGGGGCGCAAGGCCCCCGTCGTACAGGAACACAGCCGAGCAAAGAtctgcctcttcctcctctgcACCATCCTCTTCTTCCag GTGTATAATGCCATAGAGAACCTTGATGACCACGTCCTGAAGTATGACCTGGGGGGATTAGAGAAGACTCTGTGTAGGGAGGTGTTTGGCCAGCAGGGGGCGATGGATGCTCTGTTAGCCCAGCTCAGAGACTACCTCTCTACCTACGTCCACAGTAAACCCCTGGTCCTCTCCTTACACGGACCCAGTGGCGTGGGGAAGAGCCACGTAGGGCGACTCCTGGCTGGCCACTTCCGCTCGGTGGTAGGCGAGCCCCTGGTTCTACAGTACTTTGTGTTGCACCACTGCCCCCTGGAGGACGAAGCCTGGCGCTGCGCCCGAGCCCTGTCGATCTTAGTGTCAGAGACAGTGCTGAgagcagaagaggaggagaaaattCCTATTTTCATCTTTGACGAAGCAGAGCACCTTTACCCAGAGCTTCTTGATGCATTGAGTGACTTGGTCCGCTCAAACCGCTCCAACGAATACCTGAACGCAGTCTACCTGTTCCTGAGCAACCAAGGACACACCCACATCACCATGCACCTGCTGTACAACTCCTCCAGCGACTCCATGATGACCGCATCTGGACACCACGCCAAACTCGTCAAGGAGCTGAATCCGTTGTTGCGCAACACTCTGGTGAAGCTCCACCCACTGTGGGCAGAAGCTGAACTCTTACCAATGACCCTGCTGGAGAAAGGTCACGTGATGGAGTGCTTCCTGGATGAGATGACAAGGGAGGGGTTCTACCCGGACCGTACCAACGTTGAGAGGCTGGCGGGGGAGATAGAGTACTACCCTGTGGTAGGGGGCCACGTGTATTCCCGGACAGGCTGTAAACAGGTGGTTGCTAGGGTCAATTTGCTATGA